Proteins encoded by one window of Azospirillum brasilense:
- a CDS encoding LolA family protein, with product MKIPFRRILSAAAVALSVTTAGAVLDSALAAPRAAALSAQDQALVAQAESYLNGIGTLQSKFVQVAPNGHQTTGTFYLARPGRMRLEYDPPVKDFVVADGAFIFYWDGEMRQQSSAPIGSTLADFILRKNIRLSGDVTVTGVYQAPGLVEISLTETKDPGKGTLTLVFEDRPFQLRKWRVLDAQGLTTEVALMNPREGMQFDSKLFYFIEPSKGDYGRNN from the coding sequence ATGAAGATCCCGTTCCGCCGCATTCTGTCTGCCGCTGCCGTCGCTCTCTCCGTCACCACGGCGGGCGCGGTCCTCGACTCCGCGCTGGCCGCGCCGCGCGCCGCCGCCCTGTCCGCGCAGGACCAGGCGCTGGTGGCCCAGGCGGAAAGCTACCTGAACGGCATCGGCACGCTGCAATCGAAGTTCGTGCAGGTCGCCCCGAACGGCCACCAGACCACCGGCACCTTCTACCTCGCGCGTCCCGGCCGGATGCGGCTGGAGTACGACCCGCCGGTGAAGGACTTCGTCGTCGCCGACGGCGCCTTCATCTTCTATTGGGACGGGGAGATGCGGCAGCAGTCCAGCGCCCCCATCGGCAGCACGCTGGCTGACTTCATCCTGCGCAAGAACATCCGGCTGTCCGGCGACGTGACGGTGACCGGCGTCTATCAGGCGCCGGGGCTGGTGGAGATCAGCCTGACCGAGACCAAGGACCCCGGCAAGGGCACCCTGACTCTGGTCTTCGAGGATCGGCCCTTCCAGCTCCGCAAATGGCGGGTGCTGGACGCCCAAGGGCTGACGACCGAGGTGGCGCTGATGAACCCGCGCGAGGGCATGCAGTTCGACTCGAAGCTCTTCTACTTCATCGAACCCAGCAAGGGCGACTACGGCCGCAACAACTGA